A portion of the Candidatus Poribacteria bacterium genome contains these proteins:
- the murC gene encoding UDP-N-acetylmuramate--L-alanine ligase — protein sequence MFGKTRHIHIIGIGGAGLSGITEILLDLGFRVTGSDIQKSYTTEHLRNRGATIYYGHAASQMCGADVVVMSPAIPPDNPELLAAEAQKIPIVRGAEMLNEITRMRYSVAVSGTHGKTTTTAMTATVLADLDPTVVVGGKLVDGSHARSGDGDVMVVEADEAYGSIEMFYPTVAVVTSVDADHLDYYSSVDEIGETFLKFINKVPFYGAAVLCLDSENVQRFIPRVNKRYVTYGLETGADLVAEGITVEGPTSRYRVRKNGHLYGEIHLKMPGRHNISNSLAAVAVGLELDISFDQIRKSLESFRGVHRRFEVLGEVNDIVVVDDYAHNPAKLKAALSGARDGYKRRIVAVFQPHRYQRVRDLADEFSRSFYQADVLIVTSIYSAGEVPIKNVTAEKLAEAIQAHGHRNVHYVPNTDEITDVLMEITQPKDIVITLGAGDISKVGHEFLSRLQAEN from the coding sequence ATGTTTGGAAAAACAAGACATATCCATATCATTGGTATTGGTGGTGCTGGCTTAAGTGGTATCACTGAGATTCTGCTGGATCTCGGATTTCGCGTGACCGGATCAGATATCCAAAAATCGTATACTACGGAGCACTTACGCAATCGGGGGGCAACTATCTATTATGGGCATGCTGCATCGCAGATGTGTGGTGCCGACGTTGTTGTTATGTCTCCTGCGATTCCTCCTGACAACCCCGAACTCCTTGCCGCAGAAGCACAGAAAATTCCGATTGTTAGGGGGGCGGAGATGTTAAATGAGATCACCCGAATGCGCTACAGTGTTGCCGTTAGTGGAACACATGGAAAAACAACCACAACCGCTATGACAGCGACAGTTCTTGCTGATCTCGATCCGACGGTTGTTGTCGGTGGAAAACTCGTCGATGGTAGTCACGCCCGAAGTGGTGACGGCGATGTTATGGTAGTCGAAGCAGACGAGGCGTACGGCTCTATTGAGATGTTCTATCCCACCGTTGCTGTTGTAACGTCCGTTGATGCAGACCATTTGGATTATTATAGTAGCGTTGACGAGATTGGTGAAACCTTTCTTAAATTCATCAATAAGGTTCCATTTTATGGCGCAGCTGTCCTCTGCTTAGATTCAGAGAATGTTCAAAGATTCATCCCACGGGTTAACAAGCGTTATGTTACCTATGGACTTGAGACAGGGGCAGATCTGGTTGCTGAAGGAATTACAGTGGAAGGTCCTACATCCCGGTATCGAGTCCGCAAAAATGGACACCTGTACGGCGAAATTCATCTTAAAATGCCGGGTCGCCATAATATCTCCAACTCTTTAGCAGCGGTAGCCGTTGGACTTGAACTTGATATTTCGTTTGATCAAATTCGGAAGAGTCTGGAGTCATTTCGCGGTGTGCATCGCCGTTTTGAAGTGCTAGGTGAGGTTAATGACATTGTTGTTGTTGACGATTACGCTCATAATCCTGCCAAATTGAAGGCAGCGTTGAGCGGTGCGCGCGATGGTTACAAACGCCGTATTGTCGCTGTTTTCCAACCCCATCGATACCAGCGTGTCAGGGATTTAGCGGACGAGTTCTCCCGCTCTTTTTATCAGGCAGATGTGCTTATTGTCACCTCAATCTATAGTGCTGGCGAGGTGCCTATTAAAAACGTCACGGCTGAAAAACTGGCGGAAGCGATACAGGCGCATGGACATCGTAATGTTCACTATGTACCAAACACAGATGAAATTACGGACGTTCTGATGGAGATAACACAGCCCAAAGATATCGTCATTACGCTCGGGGCAGGAGACATCAGTAAAGTAGGACACGAGTTCTTAAGCAGACTTCAGGCAGAAAATTAA